The proteins below come from a single Methanobacterium formicicum genomic window:
- a CDS encoding DNA polymerase domain-containing protein, with translation MQKEIEDRVDEFLHTVNQELPPGMELEFEGFYERGFFVTKKRYALIQDDKIVVKGLELVRRDWAPVAKKTQENVMMAILKDASPDKAAKIIREVIDQIKKGETPLEDLVIHTQLTKNPDKYQQMAPHVLAAKKAIARGRKVGRGSIIRYIVVKGKGPISQRAEPLEDADVANYDPGYYIDNQVLPAVSRIIDSLGYSPEEIVHQEKQSSLDAFFN, from the coding sequence TTGCAGAAAGAAATTGAAGATCGGGTGGATGAATTTTTACACACCGTCAACCAGGAGTTACCCCCTGGCATGGAATTGGAATTTGAAGGGTTCTACGAAAGGGGCTTTTTTGTTACCAAGAAGAGATACGCCCTGATACAGGATGATAAGATCGTAGTTAAGGGCCTGGAACTAGTTAGGAGAGATTGGGCCCCTGTTGCCAAAAAAACACAGGAAAATGTAATGATGGCTATTTTAAAGGATGCTTCTCCTGATAAGGCTGCTAAGATCATTAGAGAGGTCATCGACCAGATTAAAAAAGGGGAAACTCCCCTGGAGGATCTGGTGATCCATACCCAGCTTACTAAAAATCCAGATAAGTATCAACAGATGGCACCCCATGTTCTAGCTGCTAAAAAAGCCATTGCACGAGGAAGAAAAGTAGGTCGTGGCTCCATAATCAGATACATAGTGGTTAAGGGCAAGGGCCCCATAAGCCAGCGCGCAGAACCACTGGAAGATGCAGATGTAGCCAACTACGATCCAGGTTACTACATTGATAACCAGGTGTTACCAGCTGTGTCCCGGATAATTGATTCTCTTGGTTATTCCCCTGAAGAAATTGTTCATCAGGAAAAACAGAGCAGTTTAGATGCCTTTTTTAATTAA
- a CDS encoding 30S ribosomal protein S8e translates to MAIWQGKSVRTSTGARAKSNRNKRKMEFGREAAETKIGDRRIKTIRTKGGNEKIRLTNEKQISVVDPKTQKVELAEIISVVENQANTHFVRRNIITKGAVVDTSVGKVKVTSRPGQDGIINGVVVEE, encoded by the coding sequence ATGGCAATTTGGCAAGGAAAATCCGTGAGGACGTCTACCGGTGCGCGGGCCAAGAGTAACCGTAACAAGAGAAAAATGGAATTTGGCAGAGAAGCTGCAGAAACCAAGATCGGAGACAGAAGAATCAAAACCATCCGAACCAAGGGTGGTAATGAAAAGATACGCCTCACCAATGAGAAACAGATCAGTGTGGTTGATCCTAAAACCCAGAAGGTGGAGCTAGCCGAGATCATCAGTGTGGTGGAAAATCAGGCTAACACTCACTTCGTAAGAAGGAACATCATCACTAAAGGCGCAGTTGTGGATACCAGCGTGGGTAAGGTTAAAGTGACCTCCCGACCAGGACAGGACGGTATCATCAACGGCGTAGTTGTGGAAGAATAG